gtttactattttttccataaaaaaatggtaaaatatGTCCAGAATTGCCCAAAATATCAGAAATCCTATTGTGACAAATAAAAGTTCAAAATGTCCCATTTTTCCAATTTACCCATAAGTATTTTGGGTCAAGTTAAAGTCATAATGCTCGTGTATCTTGAGGCTCCAAAAAACATTCTCCTGGACTCTTAGACGTGACTGGTTTTCTCGCTACCACCCGAAAACGCAGCTTTTGCAattggtagcggttgacagtgtttcaaaacaatcatacaaaGCGGTTGACAATGTTtcaaaacaatcatacaaactgTTACAAATCGATTCAAACCGCTCTGAACCTCTTAAAATTAAAAGCTGTTCCATTTAGCATTTggagatgatatatatatatatatatataaacatataaatacaaaaataaaaataaaaataaaaattataaattgaaattctaaaaatactaaaatatatctattatattttaattactattataaaattttaaaataaaaatattttctataattttaaaaaatttaaaactataactttctaaatataattttcatatttattataatattatgatttttgatattttataattaaaaaaggtaaatattgttaatttattatttaaacgctaatgtatttggtagttaatcagtcataagtatcccgcaaacacACTCATTTCTAACCAcataaccagtcgtacaaatatcttaaaatcgctagaaaccgcaaccacccgcatccgcaaacttcTGCAACCACAAACGCTATGTTTGAACTAGTTAGACCGTTAGTATCTTGCAAATTAAAGTATCTTTTAATTTCTTCcatttatgatttattattaCTTCAAGGAATAGATAAAAATCATATGCATTCTGTTTAAGGGAGTGACTGGTACTGACTGGTAGTGGTTGTAGGTGTTGTCCACAACTCCATTTATTTTTACAGCACTAAATTCACAGCAATCAACCTTTAATAAAAATCACAACTCTTGAAATAATCTAAAACTGTACAAGTGCTCTGTAGAACCAAAaatccaaagcaattttttggaacttttcataaaattctaaaacaataaaatctaaagtcAGCAAAAAGTCTACAGATTCTTTTCtacagtaatttttttaaagctacagccattaccaatcagacccttaatttatgatttaattttatactaggGCTGCGCAAAAAATCcgatccgaagaaccgaaccgaacccgatccgaaaaactagtaccaaacccgaaccaaaattgattaaatatccgaacgggttcaaaattttggtatctaaagaaccgaaACTGAACCCGACTCGAACCGAAATatctcgggtacccgaatgtaaccgaaataaatttacatacctaaatatattacttatttttagatttaatatatattaaaaacattcaaaatatataagatacttttaactTAGTAAAATAGATTATTCATATGTAGAAACTTGaaattgtgttttgttttggtgaCTGGGTTTAAGCATGTGGCTGATACGAGAACCCTTTTACAGAAAGACCTCCATCGACGCAGATGGTCTGACCCGTTATATAAGAAGCTGCAGGCATACAAAGAAATGCCACAAGCGATGCTACCTCCTCCGGCTTCCCTAAGCGCCCCAAGGGATTTGTTGATTCCATTGCTTTCTTGAATTCATCATCAAACCCCTAAATATAATCATCATAtgggaaagaaataaaaatatcatttaaaaaggTGCAATATTAAAGTCAAAATATCATCAAAACAAAGAGAGATCCTTAATGAATAATTGGATCTCACATATTCAACGAGAGGAGTGGCAATGACTGCAGGAGCTATAGCAATAGCCCTTATGCCGTCGCTAGCCCATTCGCACGCCAAATTCCTTGCTAGCTGATTCATTGCCCctatatatgtatacacatgCTAACATGTGTTATAAGACCTTGCCTTATTGCTTACCTAAGTGTTGAAATGTATATTTAATGAAATGGGAAATTCGCAATATTAAgcatttttgtttcttcagcagtgaattttacattttcataaAATGAAATGATTGATGCACTTTTCAAGAATATTTTATGAAGAAACTTAAGATATTTTGATAATTACAAAACTTTAATTTGATTTCTATTGTGAACATATGAACGAAAAGATTATGTTTCAAACAATCTAGGCCTAAGTCAGATCTTATGTTCCTAGTGGAGCAAATCTCATAGAATGGCATAGTATTATCCTTATGTTGTCGCCTGCCTACAAATATAATTGCATAGATTCACCCAATGAGAAGTACAGAAAATCCAACAGCAGGATGAGTACATCATATCAAATGGATTTTGCTTATATAGATAACGcataggatatatatatagatgatgCATATggataaaaaacatatatgtatatgcattttatttttggttgaatatatatacataaacataTCGAGTGGTTTGTAATCACTCGACTTATACCGATCGATCATTTcaaaattgtatatattattgttgtttacATGAACTGGACCAGTGGGCTAATGTTATTTCTAAGCATAGTAATATTATTGTTGTTTACATGAAGTGGACCAGTGAGCTAATGTTCTTTCTAAGCATAGTAATATTATTGTTGTCTACTATGTGCTGTACCAACTAGACTCACAGAGAGGTGGTTTTGATTTCTTTGATCATTGGTTTTGGTTTCTTCTTAAGTCAGTATTTACCTTTTGTGGCAGAGTAGATGGAGCTGACGCCACATGACACCACCCCAGTAACCGAGGATATGAAGACGATACTACCACACCCTGAAGACTTGAGCAGAGGATGTGCAAGCTGGCTAAAATGGTATGCAGATTCCAAGTTGGTGGAAATGTGGAACGAGAAATCCTCTGCCGTATTTTCAATTGTTGGCTTTGACCGGATTGCGCCAACGTTGTTGATCTAATATCAAGAATACATAACCGGAGACATGAGTCAGCCAGAAGTGAGTATTATTGATCTGTCTTTGTTTGcacaacattaaaaaaaaaaacaaatgatatagAATGCAGATAAATTACGAGGATACTGAGCTTGGCATCAAACAAAGTGGACACAGTTTGCATCAGCTTCTCTCTTTCGGTCCAGGACGATGCGTCACAGACTGAACCAGTGACTTGAAACCCTTTATTTTTCCAGTCGCTCAAACACTCGTTGAGATGTGCTTCATCTCGAGCACACGTATGTATTATTGCTCCAAATCCTGCAAGTTCCTCTACTATAGCAtgcctaaaattttcaaaaatcaacAATATATAGATTTAAGAAGAATCTAGTCACTAGTGCTTTTAGGATGTacggagagagaagagagttgaCGAACCCAATGCCTTTGGTTCCACCGGTAACAAGTGCAGTTTTGCCTTGAAGGCTCCATCTTCGTCTTTGGTCTTCTCCAGCCATTGAAGTGGATTATCTTATGAGAATATAAGTGAATATATTAGCTAATGTCCACcgaaaatatctttatacaaaaaaggcttttaataaattatgggcCTTTTGTTAATCCTTAGAATTTGAGCCCAAACGGAAAAGTCCAACTCTGATAACTCCGCTAGGGTTTCTGTTCTTCTTCCTCCGACACCTATCAACTTCATTCTGCGTTCTAACACATTGTCAATGGTGTTTCTATAATTTCGATGACTTAAATCAAGATGAAGAATCTCTTTGTTTGTCTTAACTCGCGTAGTTTAGCCTTCTACTCAACCGAAACTTTCAGTTTAATCGCGACCTCTGAACTTCGTCTCCATCATCGAAACGTCGCAGAATCTTcatattaaatctcttattAATTGAATCAATCATGATGTAGCCTTCAGTGCGATATTTTCTTCAGCGAGGTGGTGTAGCATTCGTCCGCTCGAAATCATCTTATCAATCTGTTCAATCAACGCAATAGATATATTTCCTGAGAAATGGCTAATTCCAAAGTTTTTCTCTCTGATTTGATATCTGGTAGGTGTTCTTCCACAGTTGAGGTTAGATTGCTGCGATTACGTGAACTCATGTCCGTTGATATGCTATTACGTGATTCAAAAGTGAGTATCTTCTTAAGCATTTGATAATAGTGATGTCAGTTTTCTGGTGACCTAATGTCAACATGCTGGCtgttatatatgatttttcatTCAGCATTTAGCTTTCACTTCTTGATTATGAAACCTTCTCAGTTCTGTTTACATTTCTATCTGttctatattattttctttcagCATTTAGATTCTGCTTCTTGATTATGAAACCTTCCCGATTCTGTTTCATACGAATTTTATTCCCGCCCACCGTAAGTGCTAACCGGGCTCGAACCTTATCTTCAACCACCGGTGAGAAGCAAATAGGGTTCGAGCCGGAATATCATCCACCAGTGTCCAGTGAGTTCCGATAAGGTTCAGCTGTCAGGGAGGAAGCGGCTGGTTGGAGGGGTCTCAACCAACGTGAGTTCGAAGAGAGCCaagaaaatctataaacaagGTGAGAAATGGGATCAAATTTCAAAAGACTTTTTGGTGAGAAAGATGAGATTGTTTAGCCTACGAATAATGATCTTGAGGCTGCTGATCTTGATGAAGATGGAGTTGTTAGGTGAGAGACATCATGAGTTTTTCATTCTCTCTTATTTGTTTCCTTCTCCCTTCTTATGCTTATGGTTGtggttttttttgtgtgtgtgtgtttgcagAGCTGCAGAGTTTATAGTGTATAACTGAAAGAGATGGGGAAGACTGATGAGAAAGATATCTGTGGGATCATGGAAGAGTTTGAGCAGCTAGATTACGACGTGTCTTGAACTCTGACGACTTCTGACATCGTTCTAGCTCAGATGAATCAGAATCTTTGTTATGTTATATATGCACAGCAccgaacaacaacaaaaagcaGAGGatgttaacaatttttttttggaacttttgtATGTTTCTGTCTGTGTTATTATGTAACGGCACATTCTCACTCTTtgactgtctttttttttttttggatgctTGAGTGTATGATCTACAAACGTATAGATATTTCGACTGATACAAACACTTTGTGTAATAAAACTGAATTTCTTGCTATTAACCTATAATGGAACTCTGTTTTTTCATCAATGTCTTAATGTTCCTTAAGACCCAACTCCAAAGAACTGTAccccaaactaaaaaaaaagtcgTGTACGTTTTTGTTTGCATTTTGATCCGCTCAAAGAACAGGTCacaggtgatgatgatgattgttttgtttctttgaaaACTCTGTTAGACTGAACAAAACGTTTACAAAGAAGAGAGACAAAAAGAAAGGAAGAGTATTGGAGATGTTGTCGTTTCTCGAGCTGAGATTCATGGCAATGTGGGTCAAGCCAGTCTCTTGAAACACTTTTTGACATGCTAGGGAGGAGAGCAAAAGGTAAACAGAAATTAGATGAAGGGTAGTGTTTCTCAATAACAAAGACGAGGGAGAAAGACAAACGGTAAAAACTATTAATGATTACATTTTTACGTTTTTTATGGTATGAtaattttgtgaattttaacaAAAAGGGAAAATAGTAGAGTTGAGTTGGTATATATAACTATTAAGTAAATTTCAGATTTAATCTTCAACGTCTATCTTTTGGCTTATTCCAACAGTTAGTGTATTCTGAGAGATTTGGTAAAATAGCATGTTTATACATGTCTATCTTCTGGGTCATGAAAGCTTTGTAAACTATTTCTTGGCTTTACAGCAGGCCCGTCTCTAAGGGTGTGCTAATGGAGCATTTGCACAGGCCCAAAAATGTTTTAAgcaattttagatataatttaggGTCTTTTTTAAACAATCTATGGCCCTTTTTCAGACAATTGTTTTGTTATTCATATGGAATATGCACAGGGCTCATAAAGACAATGAGACGGGCCTGCTTAGGAGCATAACCCGATGTCTCCATAATTGCTGTCCCTTTCGAGAATTACAATCAAGaagaaaatagaaagattaCGGAATAATTGTTTTTACGTGGCTCTCTCGGAGAAGTAACAGCAGAGGATAATGTCAACGAGAAGAGAAATACAAACAACATGGATGTAAAGTTGGTTCCATAAATTCTAAGATTCTCTATATATCTCTAAACTAATTGGCCATCCGAACTATTTAACTAAGTTTTACTAAGAAAAGTTTATAGGCTACATAAAGTTCTTTATGAActaaccaaaaaatatattggtttaAATTCCATTAACATAAAGATACATTATCTTTTGTAGCATCGAAATctacatattataattttaaagtaACTACTggttaaaatctatttttataactttatattatagTAATATACTATAAGGGAATATTAATTTCatagtaatataatttttttaaatcctgCTTAAATGAATGAGTGTTACTTAATCCGAAATTTAGTATGACCTTTTGGTTTCATATGGTTTATTTGAAAAAAGTTTGGATggtgttttatattatataaatgtgtAACATTGTTGTTTTGTATCTTGTTTGACATAGGTAATATATAGTAGTTTATGTTATTATAAGTAATTAATAtgcctatatatattaatggatATCATtctattttacaatattttgcacaaaaactttataatttgaaataattaaatagagaaatgtttccaaaatatgaaataatgatttctaaatttatgtagtttgtatatatttaacttaaattttgtttaataatgctttagtttctttattttatgcattattctttttattttaccaatacaataaatttttaaagtttttatctttataaaattagttaaaaaatacttttattaaatttaaacataatattggTATAGAAATTTTAACATAAAcgtctaaaaatattaaatttaataccTAACAAAAATAGAATACTTTGTCCAtcttattaaaagaaaatattttgtaaaactaaAATTGCTACTCCCTATAATTTACGGGAATATCAATGCTTTCTAACTATCGCCAAAACtctcattaaaatatataatatgtttaaataaaaagtagAATGGtcaatatatcttaaaattaaacatatacaACTATATAATATCTATGCCTAaacatcaaaaaattaaaaatctataaaataacattttatgtttttaaagagCGAATCAGAAttaattaaattgtatatttttcaaAGAGACCTGTCAATGACAATATGAActgattattaattttattttgtttaataaaaataataattagtatgCATTAATAGGCAAAATTACAATTCAGATTCACATAATATCAAGTTTTTTATATGTTACTTAATCTCAAAAACATAACAGATCAAAGCTTGGGTAATCCAAAACATATTCAATGTCTTTATAGTTTTGGCTATTTATCTTAATGAAAGAGCAGTTAACAAAAATGTATAAAGCCTTTGTAACACAAGTTCTTCGTTTTCTAGACAAAATCAACTCAATGTGGCATAAAGAAGAACATACGATTGATTTCCATGAGCACGATATGTCCTCCGTCTCTGTTTTGCTGTTTGGTTCACTTGGATGTGTGATATGAAAAGGGCATCAACATCCAAACCTTTCACTCGACTCTTATCAGAAAATTCTTGAATTAGTTTCTCTGTCATATGGAGAAGCTGCAATACCCCTCTACAAAACTCGAATATCTCCATGCCTTTAAACTCGGCTTACTTGTTTCTTTTTCGTTCCCTGTTTGAAAAAAACATACCCTCCTCTTCACTAACCTTTTACGTTCTTGTTCTTCTTTCGATCCGCACACTGTAAGTTCTCATTCATGTTACTCTCTTCATTGATTTCTTCCattgtttcaaaataatctGATATAACATTTTCTTCTTAAATCAATTGTGTTTTTTATAAGACATAGATTTGAGTTGCTTACATTATTGCATATCCCAAAACAAATCCAGAAAAATTCTTCAGTACATAGGGTTAGTTCTGAAAAAGAAAATGTCTTAGCCACCAACTTCTTCATCCTTGGACGAAAGACCAGAGGACAATGCAAGCTCTTGGTTTTGTTGAATCTGGCTGATGAAGTTGAGGCTCAGGAGAATGAGATGTTTGTGCAGGAGCCAGAGGAACCGGAGCAAGGGTTTGGAGAGgaaaaagagaaggagaagaaacaaaagcttACATGGAGATCTTTGAAGGCAAagattattttatatgatacgAAAGCCTTTGGTAGCGAGTTTACACTCCCAAGGCACGGTTCCCAAATATTACTCATTCCATTTGGTGGAAAAATGagttaacataaataaaataccaTTTACACATGAAGGAAGCAGGGCCGGCCCTCAGAGTTTGGAGGTCCAAGACCATTTAGtaaagatttcaaaaatttgggggcctaaaaattttttttttacaaattgggggcctatttacatataaaaaaaattcaaaatttttgagGGCCCAAGGCGAATGTTTCATTGGGATTGGCCCAGGGCCGGCCCTGGGAGAAAGTAATCGGTATGAGATTCAATATTTGGCTTATTGGAAATCAAATCAATAtaagaacaaaacatatataaagaaatatataagaTGGCTCGagagtttatataatttatgactTTTAACTGATAACCTTATAGatctttatgtttcaaaatcaccAAGAGGAGCATCTCTTAGATTTAGAGGTGTATAATTTTAGgatgaatataaatattaagtaCGAAGAAGGAAAGATTTGGAGAGTGAAGTATTTGAGAAACAAGTTCCATAAATTTGTGTGAGTGAAAATGTATCTTGATCCAATGGATTTCTATTATGATGAGAGTTTACCAATTCTGAAATCTGTTGATAATATTTGAAAGTTTTGAGATTTATTTCCTTGGAAAGTTTCATATGCTTTTTTTGTCTTTGAATTCTTGTTTTGGTTGGTAATTTTTTAAAGCTACATAAAACTAAtcgaattaaaaaaacaaaagtcaaaGTCCGAAGATATTTACCCtcatacaaataaatatattgtagtATTCTTTATTGGTTACCAAATATgtaatattgttaaaataaaataatattccctATTAATATAACTTCCTAACATCTCATCTATTAATATATGAATGCCATTTATATTAAACAGCGATTTTTGACTAATAACCAAAAACAAAtctaagaaaacataaaacttattaaaaaatataaacgtaaactataaataattatatgatacataagaataaaaataattgcaaaaaaacaatacaaaccaaacataaaaattatattattaaaattagtaTAGCTGTTCTGCGTTGCGTAGCGCATGCGAATTCCTATAGGCTTTCACTCCAACAGCACGTTGAAAGACAATGATTTCATAATAATTAAGTAATTACTCTTCCAACATATCTAAATAATTACATTCTTCAATATTCTATTCTAACACAACATTTACGTTGATAGTCTTTGTTCCATTTTGACTATATACAACTTATAATGGGTAAAGAGTTCGtagaaccttttttttttttttgtgcaaccgCAAAACcttaataaatcaaataagtTCTTTCTAATGCAATAAAACATTCTAAGGTTTCTTACCCCTATGAAACTGTAGACGCTAACTTTAAGCAGAAGACAGTGCAACACAGACATAAGAAAAACCATTAGAACAAAAATACATGTTTATGGGACAACTTGCGGGAAAAAAAGACATTTAATTCCTCATCTATTTCAAATCGGCAATTTAAATACCAAACTATTGCTTGCGCGATTTAATGCTCCAAGTATTAGTTGACTTGACTAATTAGGGATTAATTAAGTCAGCAGTTAAGTTATTAacgtttgtttatttttaattcattcacTTACGACATAACACAAAATTCCAAATTTAGAACCCTAATTTCGAAAGAGGCGACAACATAGGCAATTCCAGAGAACACGTAGGCGATTTCCGGCGAGATAATGGTGAAAACATTCACCGGAAGAAGAGGGGGATGGAGGAATACGTTTCCAATTCGAAGGGGAGCCTCGAATCCCATAGTTCCTGATGTTTCCAGTGTCGCTCAAGTTCCCGAAATTCCCGATGTGCCAAGAGTTCCTGAAGTTCAACCTGCAACTAAAATTGAAAGGTAAAttcagttgatttttttttatagaatttactgattcttcttattgatatgtgttttttttgtttagaacGCGAGAGGAAGACTGTTCGTTTAGGACAGGAGGTTAAGAGGTTTAAGTTTGCTGTTCTCATGTATTCTCTCAAGACGCAATATGACATAAAGTTCTATAATTCCTCAACTAATAGGCTTGGAGTTTGGTGCACACaacatgaaaaagaaaaatgtggTCGGAGAGTGTACTGTTCTTTCGAAAAAGGCAGGAACAAGCTGATGGTGAAAGTGTTACACATATTTGTGTTAGGTCTGGTTATACGAAGCTGCTTAAGTGTGGAACAATAGCACAATTATTTGAGGAGAGACTTCAAATCAATCCTAAAATCAGATCGAAGGAGATGGTTGATGAGATAAAGAGAGAGTATAATATGATTGTGACCGAAGAACAATGCAGAAGAGCAAAGGCAACACTTGCTGCCAGAAGAAAGGCGGGTCATGAAATTTACTTTGCAAGACTTTGGGATTACCAGGAAGAGGTACGTAAATCTAATGTAGGATCAACAATGGAAGTTGAGACAATTCCTGGTCCGGTTCCTGGAAGCAATCAAAGATTTCACCGCTtgtatatgtgttttgaagcCTTGAAAACGTCATGGAAAGGCTCATGTAGACCCATTATAGGATTGGATGCTGCATTTATGAAATGGGACATTAAAGGTCCAATGCTAACTGCTGTTGGTAGGGATGGGGATAATAGAATTTTTCCAATAGCTTGGGATGTGGTAGAAGTTGAGGATAATCCAAATTGGTTATGGTTTGTGCAACTACTGAAAAAAGACATGGGTCTTGAAGATGGCGACGCTATAACAATAATCTCAAACAAGCATCAGGTATGTTCATcatttctttatgaatatattaAGACTTCTCTGGTGTATTTAGCCTTGATTGTTCATTTGTACATGGAATATTACATGCAGTACACGAAGAGCTTCCTCAGGCCGAACACAAAATGTGTGCTAGACATGTTCTACAAAACTGGAAGAAGACAAATAAAGACATTGTCCTTGAGCGTCTATTCTGGAAAATAGCACGAATCTACACACCAGCAATGTTTACGACCAACTTAGAGGCTCTTAAGACCTACAATGAAGGAGCTTATCACTCTCTGCAGTCTACTGGACCGATGACATGGTCTCGTGCATTCTTCAAGCTTGGATCATGCTGCAATGACAACCTAAACAACCTGTCAAAATCATTCAATAGAAGTGTTAGGGAGTCTAGAAGGAAACCTCCTCTTGATATGCTGACAGAGGTTAGGAGAAAGACCATGGTGAGAAACGCAAAGAGAACCATTTTGACCAACAAGTGGAATAAACGGTTTACGCCAAGAGCAGATAAGGAGATTGAGCTTAACCGGCAAAGCGCTAAGGATTGCATTAGATATATGACCACTAGACAGGTGCATGAGATTGAGTATCACAATGATGCATACACCGTCAACATGGCTGAGAAAACATGcgatacactacaagaaaacatcaaggattctgagggaaaaaatcgtcggaatttcgtcggaatatcgttattccgacgcaattccgacgaaatacgtcgtcggaaataattcctcggaatttcttttttcctctgaaatccctcggaattttccgacggaattccgaggaaataaatttccgaggaaattccgaggatccttgtttgtcggaaaagtcctcggaatataccgaggtagaacttcgtcgggataattcctcggaagttcatcgatcgatgcgtgtttggacatatatacatcgatcgataggagtataccgacggactttttcctcggtttattccgaggaactgttccctcggtatattccgagggatccgttcctcggaattttccgagggagttgtccctcggaaaattccgagggaaatgtccctcgctatgttttttaaaaaaaacggatcgatcgatgcgtttttgttcaaaaacgcatcgatcgatgtagtgaaaaatataattaatttcctcgaaatgtaaaaaatattaatttttttgaaaaaataaaatttctgaaatttaaattcgaaaatatgaaattaaaagtaaaattgaaatcatactaattaatattcaaagtttcacaaataaaaataaaacattccgagattggggaaaaaaaaactacgggtctggcacgtccgggaacacctcgttcgggtacatcctctgcatcatctccatcatttgctggttcagcctcctctgtgcctcatagcccgcctgttgagccgccatctgggtctccaacaaagatattcgatcatctttgtccttcaactgagccgtaagtacttctggatcaacaaagggcggtggtgcagaagaaggaggaaccgaccgggtgcgacgacccaaaccgaacaaacgtcccttcttctttggaaccgactgaatagaaaaaagccaaatttagaaatttaaaccaagaaataaatgaattgaacttaaaaaaaaaaaacttacggattcaacgatttcgttgattcgaaaccgggacaagttggtcgaagccgtcgaag
This genomic stretch from Brassica napus cultivar Da-Ae chromosome C9, Da-Ae, whole genome shotgun sequence harbors:
- the LOC106386791 gene encoding tropinone reductase homolog At1g07440, with the protein product MAGEDQRRRWSLQGKTALVTGGTKGIGHAIVEELAGFGAIIHTCARDEAHLNECLSDWKNKGFQVTGSVCDASSWTEREKLMQTVSTLFDAKLSILINNVGAIRSKPTIENTAEDFSFHISTNLESAYHFSQLAHPLLKSSGCGSIVFISSVTGVVSCGVSSIYSATKGAMNQLARNLACEWASDGIRAIAIAPAVIATPLVEYGFDDEFKKAMESTNPLGRLGKPEEVASLVAFLCMPAASYITGQTICVDGGLSVKGFSYQPHA
- the LOC111209423 gene encoding uncharacterized protein LOC111209423 — encoded protein: MCQEFLKFNLQLKLKERERKTVRLGQEVKRFKFAVLMYSLKTQYDIKFYNSSTNRLGVWSGYTKLLKCGTIAQLFEERLQINPKIRSKEMVDEIKREYNMIVTEEQCRRAKATLAARRKAGHEIYFARLWDYQEEVRKSNVGSTMEVETIPGPVPGSNQRFHRLYMCFEALKTSWKGSCRPIIGLDAAFMKWDIKGPMLTAVGRDGDNRIFPIAWDVVEVEDNPNWLWFVQLLKKDMGLEDGDAITIISNKHQYTKSFLRPNTKCVLDMFYKTGRRQIKTLSLSVYSGK